One Rossellomorea aquimaris DNA window includes the following coding sequences:
- a CDS encoding ribonuclease J: MSKTKNESIKIIPLGGVGEIGKNMYVIEVDDEIFVVDAGLMFPENEMLGIDIVIPDIQYLIENKERVKGIFLTHGHEDSIGAISYVLNKIKAPVYGTRLTNALVKARLKDENVREDVKFYTIHSDSHLTFDGVNVTFFKTTHSIPDSVGVCIHTSEGVIVHTGEFKFDQSAKHLYRPDLGKMAQIGEKGVLCLLSDSKEAERPGYTTSEAVIEQHITDALRMASGRVIVACFASNLIRLQQVFDAADQNNRKVVVVGKSLKRVYDIALKLGYLHVRDEMIIGMDEIGDYPKDEVVIIATGTQGEPFEALQRMSKRSHRLVNIEEGDTVLITASPSPGMEVIAGKTIDMLYRAGANVLTANKKVHVSGHGSQEDLKFMLNIMKPKYFIPIQGEYKMLVAHTQIAHDIGLPYKQIFILDKGDVLQYKDVKMRMSGRVQAGNVLIDGIGVGDVGNIVLRDRKLLSEDGVFTVVVTINRRTKSIVSGPEIISRGFVYVRESEELIEGAGSIVTDVVHSYLQKGSFEWTTIKQDIRDQLNYYLFNKTRRRPMILPIIMEV, from the coding sequence GTGAGTAAGACAAAGAATGAAAGTATAAAGATCATACCGCTCGGAGGAGTAGGAGAAATTGGCAAGAACATGTACGTGATCGAAGTGGATGATGAGATTTTCGTGGTTGATGCAGGGCTGATGTTCCCTGAAAATGAAATGCTCGGAATTGATATCGTCATTCCTGACATTCAATACTTGATCGAAAATAAAGAACGCGTGAAAGGAATCTTTTTGACTCATGGACATGAGGATAGTATTGGAGCGATTTCATACGTACTCAATAAGATTAAAGCACCTGTTTACGGCACCCGTTTAACGAATGCTCTTGTAAAGGCCCGTTTGAAGGATGAAAATGTCAGGGAAGATGTGAAATTCTATACGATTCACTCAGATAGCCATCTAACTTTTGATGGAGTGAATGTCACGTTCTTTAAAACCACACATAGTATTCCGGATTCAGTTGGTGTATGTATACATACATCTGAAGGGGTCATCGTACATACCGGGGAATTCAAATTTGATCAATCCGCTAAACACCTGTATCGACCGGATTTAGGCAAAATGGCTCAAATCGGTGAAAAAGGAGTGCTATGTTTGTTGTCTGACAGCAAAGAAGCGGAAAGACCCGGCTACACAACATCCGAGGCCGTCATTGAACAACATATAACAGACGCTTTACGAATGGCATCCGGTAGAGTGATTGTAGCTTGCTTTGCATCTAATCTAATTCGACTACAGCAAGTTTTTGACGCTGCAGATCAAAATAATCGTAAAGTGGTCGTAGTGGGTAAGAGTTTGAAGAGAGTATATGATATCGCATTGAAATTAGGCTATCTTCACGTCCGGGATGAGATGATCATCGGAATGGATGAGATTGGTGATTATCCTAAAGATGAAGTCGTCATCATCGCCACCGGAACACAAGGAGAACCGTTTGAAGCATTGCAGCGGATGTCAAAACGGTCCCATCGTCTTGTGAATATCGAAGAAGGAGACACAGTCCTTATTACGGCTTCACCTTCGCCTGGCATGGAAGTCATTGCAGGAAAGACAATTGACATGCTTTATAGAGCAGGAGCAAACGTCTTGACCGCTAATAAGAAGGTTCATGTTTCAGGGCATGGGAGTCAGGAAGATCTTAAGTTTATGTTAAATATCATGAAACCGAAGTATTTCATTCCTATACAAGGTGAGTATAAAATGCTGGTGGCCCATACCCAGATCGCTCACGATATCGGTCTTCCGTATAAGCAGATTTTCATTTTGGATAAAGGAGATGTGCTTCAATACAAGGACGTTAAGATGAGAATGAGCGGCCGGGTCCAGGCAGGGAATGTGTTAATCGATGGAATCGGTGTAGGGGACGTAGGGAATATCGTCCTTCGCGATCGTAAACTATTATCAGAAGACGGTGTCTTTACGGTCGTTGTGACAATCAACCGCAGAACCAAATCGATTGTGTCAGGTCCTGAGATTATATCACGCGGCTTTGTTTATGTGAGGGAGTCAGAAGAATTGATTGAAGGAGCTGGAAGCATCGTAACGGATGTAGTACATTCCTACTTACAAAAGGGCTCTTTTGAATGGACAACCATTAAACAGGATATCAGAGATCAGCTCAATTACTATTTATTCAATAAAACACGAAGAAGACCAATGATATTACCGATCATCATGGAAGTTTAA
- a CDS encoding ATP-dependent Clp protease proteolytic subunit, protein MEENHERMQDQPNKGEDNKDKPSGLMEKIQQLGQTNVPQLSQDSNIHCLTIVGQIEGHMQLPPQNKTTKYEHVIPQLVAIEQNPKIEGLVVILNTVGGDVEAGLAISEMIASLSKPTVSVVLGGGHSIGVPIAVSCDFSYIASTATMTIHPVRLTGLVIGVPQTFEYLDKMQDRVVSFVTKHSNISEEDFKDLMFAKGNLTRDIGTNVVGDDAVEYGLIDGIGGIGTAIKKINELIEMKKQSDQQEGLVQ, encoded by the coding sequence ATGGAAGAAAATCATGAACGTATGCAGGATCAGCCAAATAAAGGCGAGGATAATAAAGATAAACCATCAGGGTTAATGGAGAAGATACAGCAATTAGGGCAAACGAATGTCCCGCAACTCTCTCAGGATTCCAATATCCATTGCTTGACGATTGTAGGACAAATAGAAGGGCACATGCAGCTTCCGCCACAAAATAAAACAACAAAATATGAACATGTTATTCCACAGCTGGTAGCCATTGAGCAAAATCCTAAAATAGAGGGTTTAGTGGTAATATTAAATACGGTAGGTGGAGACGTGGAAGCGGGACTCGCTATTTCTGAAATGATCGCTTCACTTTCTAAACCTACAGTATCTGTTGTGTTGGGAGGAGGGCATAGTATTGGTGTACCGATTGCCGTATCATGCGATTTCTCGTACATTGCGAGCACTGCTACAATGACAATCCACCCGGTTCGGTTGACAGGGTTGGTGATCGGAGTACCACAGACCTTCGAGTATTTGGATAAAATGCAGGATCGGGTAGTTAGCTTCGTAACGAAGCACAGTAATATATCGGAAGAAGATTTTAAAGACCTGATGTTTGCAAAAGGAAACCTCACACGGGATATCGGTACGAATGTGGTAGGTGACGATGCCGTCGAATACGGCCTGATAGATGGGATCGGGGGCATTGGGACAGCCATTAAAAAGATTAACGAGTTAATTGAGATGAAAAAGCAATCGGATCAACAAGAGGGATTAGTACAATGA
- a CDS encoding YlzJ-like family protein: protein MILYTVVPNDLVFPTDASEFSGQMMMEYQGVPILVQQEENRYRIVRVMSSDPAHYLDNQICPGEFINN from the coding sequence ATGATCCTTTATACAGTGGTTCCCAATGATCTTGTATTTCCAACAGATGCAAGTGAATTCAGTGGTCAAATGATGATGGAATATCAGGGTGTTCCCATCCTTGTTCAGCAGGAGGAGAACCGGTATCGAATTGTGAGGGTCATGAGTAGTGATCCTGCACATTATCTGGATAATCAGATTTGCCCAGGTGAATTTATCAATAATTAA
- a CDS encoding DNA translocase FtsK, whose protein sequence is MAKRKRRKKRSATSSSLKQTIKYEITGMILAALSLISIIELGAVGKAVVYFYRFFLGEWYMVALLWMLYVAGYLMIKREIPMLFSRRLIGIYIIIASFLLLSHVKLFDLLSNDGSFDNPSVIMNTWDLYWMDVSGETSTSDLGGGMIGSILFAVSYFLFDSQGARIVSATFILIGIILVTGKSIGDVLGRAGKRFGAFLSGQWSAFKQDMSDWREDQSKKKEVKEKKKKEVPVKQENAVETQLPQVEETREPIISNFAERAYGGNPTKEEPSPSGAGMNGEKDDAAAKDKPDSEGEADSAPPITFTEVENKDYKLPSISLLKTPRKTDQSNEYQLIHANAAKLERTFQSFGVKAKVTQVHLGPAVTKYEVHPDVGVKVSRIVNLSDDLALALAAKDIRIEAPIPGKSAIGIEVPNSEVAMVSLREVLEAKEHNKPDAKLQIGLGRDITGEAVLAELNKMPHLLVAGATGSGKSVCINGIITSILMRAKPHEVKLMMIDPKMVELNVYNGVPHLLAPVVTDAKKASQALKKVVSEMERRYELFSHTGTRNIEGYNDYVKRQNLENEEKQPLLPYIVVIVDELADLMMVASNDVEDAITRLAQMARAAGIHLIIATQRPSVDVITGVIKANIPSRIAFAVSSQIDSRTILDSGGAEKLLGRGDMLFMPVGASKPTRVQGAFLSDEEVEEIVDFVISQQKAQYQEEMIPDEIQEDEKTGEAEDELYNDAVQLIAEMQTASVSMLQRRFRVGYTRAARLIDEMEVRGVVGPYEGSKPRTVLIGKPSEEQSS, encoded by the coding sequence TTGGCAAAACGAAAAAGAAGAAAAAAACGATCTGCAACGAGTTCATCCTTAAAACAAACCATCAAATATGAAATTACAGGAATGATCCTCGCTGCCCTCAGTTTGATTTCAATCATTGAGCTTGGAGCTGTAGGGAAAGCAGTGGTGTACTTCTACCGATTCTTTCTGGGTGAATGGTATATGGTTGCCCTCCTGTGGATGCTGTATGTGGCAGGATACCTCATGATTAAACGAGAGATTCCAATGTTATTTAGTCGCAGACTTATTGGGATCTACATCATCATTGCGAGCTTCTTGCTACTGAGTCATGTGAAATTATTTGATTTGCTCTCAAATGATGGTTCTTTCGATAATCCAAGTGTCATCATGAATACGTGGGATTTGTATTGGATGGATGTAAGTGGTGAGACTAGTACATCTGACCTTGGTGGGGGAATGATAGGGAGCATTTTATTTGCCGTTTCTTATTTTCTATTTGACTCTCAAGGGGCAAGGATTGTTAGTGCAACTTTCATATTGATCGGAATCATACTAGTGACAGGGAAATCCATCGGGGATGTACTGGGAAGAGCAGGAAAGCGTTTTGGTGCATTCTTAAGTGGACAATGGTCGGCATTCAAACAAGATATGAGTGACTGGAGAGAAGATCAGTCAAAGAAAAAAGAAGTGAAAGAAAAGAAAAAGAAAGAAGTTCCTGTGAAGCAGGAAAATGCGGTTGAAACACAGCTGCCTCAAGTAGAGGAAACGAGAGAACCGATTATCTCAAACTTCGCGGAGCGTGCATACGGAGGGAATCCGACTAAAGAAGAACCATCCCCTTCAGGAGCTGGAATGAATGGTGAAAAAGATGATGCGGCCGCTAAAGATAAGCCCGATTCAGAAGGAGAAGCGGATTCTGCACCACCTATTACGTTTACTGAAGTAGAAAATAAGGATTATAAACTACCGTCTATTTCATTATTAAAGACTCCTAGAAAAACGGATCAGAGTAATGAATATCAACTGATCCATGCCAACGCAGCCAAACTTGAAAGAACCTTCCAAAGCTTCGGGGTAAAAGCGAAAGTTACACAAGTTCACTTAGGTCCAGCCGTCACCAAGTATGAAGTTCACCCGGATGTAGGTGTGAAAGTAAGCCGCATCGTGAACCTTAGTGATGATTTAGCCTTGGCTCTTGCGGCTAAAGATATCCGAATCGAAGCTCCTATTCCGGGGAAATCGGCTATCGGTATCGAAGTTCCTAACTCAGAAGTGGCCATGGTGTCATTAAGAGAGGTGCTTGAAGCCAAGGAACATAATAAACCGGATGCCAAGCTCCAAATTGGGTTAGGGCGGGATATAACGGGAGAAGCCGTACTTGCAGAATTGAATAAAATGCCTCACTTACTTGTAGCCGGGGCCACTGGAAGCGGGAAGAGTGTCTGTATTAATGGAATCATTACGAGCATTCTAATGAGAGCTAAACCACATGAAGTTAAACTCATGATGATTGATCCGAAAATGGTTGAATTGAATGTATATAATGGGGTACCGCACCTATTGGCTCCCGTTGTAACTGATGCAAAGAAAGCTTCACAGGCATTAAAAAAGGTTGTAAGTGAAATGGAGCGGAGATATGAATTGTTCTCTCACACAGGAACAAGGAATATTGAAGGCTACAACGACTACGTTAAGAGACAGAATCTCGAGAACGAAGAAAAGCAGCCGCTGCTTCCATACATTGTGGTGATAGTGGATGAGCTGGCTGATTTAATGATGGTTGCTTCAAACGATGTAGAAGACGCCATCACAAGACTCGCACAGATGGCACGTGCCGCAGGCATCCATTTAATCATTGCTACGCAGCGTCCTTCTGTTGATGTTATTACAGGGGTCATCAAAGCGAATATACCATCCAGGATTGCGTTTGCCGTATCATCACAAATCGATTCCAGAACCATCCTGGATTCCGGTGGCGCAGAAAAACTATTGGGTAGAGGAGACATGCTCTTCATGCCTGTAGGGGCTTCAAAGCCTACAAGGGTACAAGGTGCCTTTTTATCAGATGAAGAAGTTGAAGAAATCGTTGATTTTGTCATTTCTCAACAAAAGGCGCAGTATCAGGAAGAAATGATTCCAGATGAGATACAAGAAGATGAGAAAACGGGCGAAGCTGAAGACGAACTCTATAATGATGCAGTTCAGTTGATCGCTGAAATGCAAACCGCTTCCGTCTCCATGCTTCAAAGAAGATTTAGAGTTGGTTATACAAGAGCAGCACGATTGATTGATGAGATGGAAGTAAGAGGAGTCGTTGGACCTTATGAAGGAAGTAAGCCGCGAACCGTTTTAATCGGCAAACCTTCAGAAGAGCAAAGCTCTTAA
- a CDS encoding GntR family transcriptional regulator gives MTIKTDNRHLYLQVIDRLKKDIEAGVYKEKEKLPSEFDLSKQLGVSRATLREALRILEEESVIVRRHGVGTFVNAKPLFTSGIEQLNSVTNMIKQAGMEPGTIFLSSTTQEATEDDVKRFTCNEEDDVILIERVRTANGEPVVYCVDKIPEKIMPRNFTHEDNSIFTVLEKRENKRITHAVAQIEPMGYHDKISPILNCEPETALLVLKQMHFDENDEPILYSVNYFRSDKFSFHVLRKRV, from the coding sequence GTGACAATAAAGACAGACAATCGACATTTATACTTACAAGTGATTGACCGTTTGAAGAAAGATATCGAAGCGGGAGTATACAAAGAAAAAGAAAAACTCCCTTCTGAATTTGATCTCTCCAAACAACTAGGTGTGAGTAGGGCTACTCTCCGTGAAGCTCTCAGAATTCTTGAGGAAGAAAGTGTCATCGTACGACGTCATGGGGTAGGTACATTTGTAAACGCTAAACCGCTCTTCACTTCTGGTATTGAGCAGCTGAACAGTGTAACGAACATGATTAAGCAGGCCGGTATGGAGCCAGGGACCATTTTCTTAAGCTCAACAACTCAAGAAGCTACTGAGGATGATGTGAAGAGGTTTACTTGCAATGAAGAGGACGACGTGATCCTGATTGAACGGGTTCGTACTGCAAACGGGGAACCGGTTGTGTATTGTGTAGACAAAATTCCTGAAAAGATTATGCCGAGGAATTTCACCCATGAAGATAATTCGATTTTCACCGTTTTGGAAAAACGGGAGAATAAGAGAATCACTCATGCTGTTGCACAAATAGAACCTATGGGCTATCACGATAAAATCTCCCCTATTCTAAATTGTGAACCAGAAACGGCACTACTCGTTTTAAAGCAAATGCATTTTGATGAAAACGATGAACCGATTCTGTACTCAGTAAACTATTTTCGGTCAGACAAATTTAGCTTCCACGTATTAAGAAAGCGTGTATAA